TGTTTTTAATGAAATTGAAAAAAGAATAATTAACATTATGATCGACCTAAAGTTGATGGGTAAACTGAAATTAATTCGACCTACAGTTGATGATCGGGTGGTTTTATTAACAGATTACACAAATTAGCCACACATGCTTGTCTTTTCAAATTCCAACTCCCACATGAAAATGAAATAGACTTGCTCTTAGCTGTGGTGTGAAGTGCACATCATTTTTATTCTCAGTTGACGGAAGCTCATGATTCATTGGGAATGAGTTCCTATCAATTCCACTATCATTCAAGTTAGTTAATTATCGTCCCCAAGTTTAGTGACCCCAAGACATAGGATCCGAATCCAAAAAATAAAAATAATAATAATAAATAAAACTGAATCCTAAATGTTTTAAAATTCTAATGCTCTGTAATATCAAAACTCTTACTCTTGAGACAATTATATATATTAGTCATGAGGTATGTTTCACAGTAAACTATATAATCCCCTACTTTATAAGGCAATCATAAACAAAGATCAATGTCAATGGTATCTAATTCCATTGGAAAAAACCAATTACATGAAACAAATTGGAAAAGTGGAAAAAACACCATCCAAGCCTAAGCCTGCAACTAGAAGTCCGCATGCGACATAAAAATTTGGCACAGCCCAGAACAACCTTCAATTACACAACGAGAAATATATAAGAGTCGAGCAAAGCCAAACGCTAAGCTGGCAGGGCAGGCAGGCCTGTTTCGTAGCTGTGCCTATCCATTTTCTTCTCCTCCAAGAATATGCTGAATATGAGACTAGCAATACGACAATTTGCTCTTCTCCATGAAACTCTTTTCTTTGGATCCATTCCATGTCTCTTTGCGATTATATACTTAAGCTTGGTCGCTAAAAGCCACACATACTTGTGGCAGAAGCAGACATTTAAATTACCATCTGCACACACTTGGCTTCTCTTTGTTCTTATTCTCTCAAACGAATCCTCACTACCGCCAATCACAACCAAAACCTTCAGATGCGGTCCTCTTCTCCTTGTTGTTCTTGTTCTTCCCGTTCCAATTTCAATCATAAACATACTAGTAAAACAGAACAAAACCCAGTTCGAATTTGTGGAAATTATAGTACATTAAAATCAGCAAATTCCATCTCATAATATACAGGACAAGCTTAGCAAAGTAAACCAAGCATTACAGTACAGATCCAAGTACCAAAAACCCAGAAAAAAAATTCAACAAACTAAAACGGAAAATCCAACGGAAATTACGAAATTTATATGAATAATATCTGAATCTTGAGCTTTTAAAATCATCATCATCTTCCTTGGCTCCGGTTGCTGTAATTCATCTTCTCGTAAAACCGAATCGACAAGAGCGACAGCGAGAGATTCACCTCATCCTTCCCCCACCTAGCGTGCGGCTTCGCGGCCATCATCGGCTTCAGCGGAGCCGCCGCCCAGGGTGACGAAGGAGCAGAAGAAGCAGAAGCAGAGGAAGACGATGAAGGAGAGGACTGAGGCTTAGTGAAAGGCCAGATGTAGAGCGAGTGGAGCCTTCGGAAGCCACCGAGGGCAAGAACGACAGATCTCAGCTGCTGATTACCGCAGCCGATGTTAACCCAGTGACGAGTACACATGAGCTCCCAGAGCCGCTCGTCCTGGGCCGTCTTGTGCCACTGTTTGCTCACACACGACACCATCCCTAGTGTTCTGGCATCAACGTGCTTAAACACCTCGAATATCAGATTATCATCCAGACTCGTAAACCCTGGTCCTTCAACGATCACACCCTCTTCTTCTTTCTCTGGTTCGATCTCGTCTTCCTCGACCTTTAGCTTCTTCATCTTGTAATCGTCCTCCTCGGCCATGGAAGCAAACCCACGCTTCATCAAAGAGAGGGAATCTGAGAAGGGAGTGGGAGAGGTGATGGTTATATGGGATGTGGGAGAGAAGAGGTAATAACGAGGGAGGTGGGGGAGGTTGGGAGGGTTTGATAAAGGAGAAGGGGATTAGGGGGACCTGGTTATTTTGGGGAGTTATCGAAGACGACAATAGGAGGAAATGAATGCGCTTTGGTTTGTGTCTCAATTTTTTGACGAATACCTTCTGCACTTAACTCGGCGTTGCTTTCTTTTCTTACCTTCCCTCATTTGTTTATTTTGTCTTGTCTCTTTCTCTATATTGGTTCTTCTGCACTCATCGCTACAAAATTACATTTGTTTTCTTGCCTTTGATTTTCATGAAAAAGAAAAAAAGAAAAAATTCTGTCGGTTAATTTGATATTTCAGAAAAAGTGGTGCTATTAACACATTTATTTTTGCTATTAACACACCTGTTATATGATAAGAATCAATCATCAATCAAATTCAAGTTGCAAATTTGTAAATAAAATAAAAATATATGGATAGAAAAATAGATGAAATTGGTGTGTTAATAGCAATACCTTTTCAGAAATGGATATCTAATGTTCAAATAATTTATTTAAAAAATAAAATAAAAATTGATCGAAGATACAGATGGAAACAAAATGTAAACGGGAGAGTTCTTTGGGTTTTATACTACTTGCATGTTGCATTCAGATTTCGTGTTATTAACGTCATGAGTGGCATTTGTGACGTGAATGATCATACACAATTATTTATCATTCAACCGTTATACGAAACGTAACCACTGTACATGATTGGTTAGGATTCGTTTTGTTTTGCTCCTAACAATGACACGGTATTTTGAATGGACGGGTAAAGAGTGACGTGACAATTATGTCCTTAGCGCATAGTCTGGTTTATAGCAATGCGCTCTTGTGTGACAGATTTGCTTGAGGGGATTCTTACTCTAACACTCTAACAAGTTCTTCGGCCATATTATAGATTTTTCGAATGAAGTTGTTATGTTGTCTATATCCTTATTTTCAATCTATAAACGGTGTTTTATAATAAATTTTTATCCTATCTTCTTCTTTTAGATTTGTTTGATTGAAATTGTAACCCCCAGCTACGGAGGTTGTCCATCTGATTGAACAAAAGTTATAAAATCAGAGGCCATAAAT
The window above is part of the Fragaria vesca subsp. vesca linkage group LG2, FraVesHawaii_1.0, whole genome shotgun sequence genome. Proteins encoded here:
- the LOC101294326 gene encoding F-box protein GID2-like; protein product: MKRGFASMAEEDDYKMKKLKVEEDEIEPEKEEEGVIVEGPGFTSLDDNLIFEVFKHVDARTLGMVSCVSKQWHKTAQDERLWELMCTRHWVNIGCGNQQLRSVVLALGGFRRLHSLYIWPFTKPQSSPSSSSSASASSAPSSPWAAAPLKPMMAAKPHARWGKDEVNLSLSLLSIRFYEKMNYSNRSQGR